GTAATCTTATAAAATCATATAAACGTATGTCAGGAATGGCATACGTTTTTTTATTTCTGAATTGTAAGATTGTTAAAATATTGATGAAAATTATAATAGGTAGACCTTTTTATTGATTCTCATATTTATGGTAACTATTTTTTGTTAAATTATAATATGAAGATTTGTCTCTATATTTAACTCATAACTAAAACTAAATACCATGAAAAATTCAAAGAAGATTTCCAGAGAGAAATTAAAAGTGTGCAGGGAGGTGTGAAAACTTGTCCTCCGGGAATGCATTCCTATCATTATCCAGGTAGTCCGGTTCCTCAGTTTTATTGAGATACTAATACGCTTGAATGTCCGGATTTATAATAATAGGACTGTCTCAAAAGGACAGTCTTTTTTTATGCCCTGACATACCGTTGTCACTAACGTTTTTTTAAGTCTTCAAAAAGGGGAAGTCTTCAGAGCCACTAAAAAGTTACTGCATAAAACCTCTATCGAATATACTTGATGATTTTATTGATGGAAATTTAAATGAGGATGAAATTAATGAAGTCATAACGAGATTTGATAATATCCAAAAAGAGTATAAACACAAATAATCTCATAAAACGATCATAAAAACTACCTCCAGTTAACCACCCTGATCACTCTCCCCGTTCCGGAACCCATGGAGCTTATATATTGCTAAATAGAGAAAACAATAAAACTACACCATAAAAAACAGGGAAGCTGAAAACTGTTCAGAGATGGTGAACCGTGGATTATAGCCTAACGCCAGAAAACCAATTCAGATATTAATGTTCCTTTATTGCAGAAAGTATCTACTGTTTTTCTATTTCAATTAGTATGAGTTGTTACAGATATTTCTTCGCAAATAGGTATTTATACATAATTGTAAATTAGGTATATATACGCTATTTAATGCTTTTGTTTGTGCATATCTTTAAGGTATATAATTGTTTATGAAATTATTTTGTTTGCAACCCAATATACAGGTCTAACTTACTTGATCACAAGGAAGAAAATGTAAACTTTTTGTTTGGGTTCTATTTGTTTTAAGTCATTCTGCATTTAAACATTTTTTAATTGCAATCAGTCAAAATGATAGCTATGGAAAAAGTATCGATCTCTGGTACTTCTCTGCCTGGTGGAGGAGGAGCAATAAAAGGAATAGGTGAAACATTTCAACCCAATTCATTTTCAGGAACCGCAGCCTATACAATCCCGGTTCCCATAACGGCTGGTCGCGGGTTAGCGCCGTCCCTTTCGTTGGCCTACAATTCCGGATCGGGTAACAGTATCTTTGGTGTAGGGTGGGATGTCGAAATCCCCGAATTTACAATTCGAACCGAAAAGGGAATCCCCAAATATGACGGAACCGATATTTTTCTCTTTTCCGGAAAAGAACTGGTACCTAGAGAAAATGCGACCCGCACTGAAACCGATCAACAAGGTGATATATGGAGTATTTGTATTTATTTTCCACGTGTGGAAGATGATTATTCCCGTATCGAATACCATAAAAACCAAACCACCGGTGAGAGCTTCTGGCGTACATTTGCAACCAATAATACGGTATCGGAATATGGATCGGTTCCCGAGGCGCGTGTTGCCGATCCCGATGATGCGGCCCGGATCTTTAGTTGGCAAATCGTTTCGATAACCGATCCCAAAGGAAATAAAGTTCAGTTTCGATATCAACGGGAAAACGATCTGGAAACCGGAATTTTAAATCGAGGTGCCTTTACACGAAATTATATTGACCGTATTTTTTACGGCAATTATTACAATACTACCAAAGAAGAAAAATTTGCCTTCGAAGTTATTTTTGACTATGGATCGCATGAACTGGATAATTTAACAACAGCTGCGGCCGACCCTTATGCTGAGGTACGTCCGTGGGCATGCCGACCGGATCCGTTTTCTTCGTTTAGAAGTGGCTTCGAATTGCGTACTTATCGAAGGTGCCAAAATATATTGTTGTTTCATCATTTTGAAAACGAAAACAACGGAAATCCTTTTCTGGTAAACCGTTTGCAACTTACCTATTATGATACAACGGATTATAGTAAGGTACCGGATCAGACCGCAGTAATTTCCTGCCTGAAAAAGGTAACCATTACCGGATGCAGAATTCAAAGTGACGGCAGTTACGAATTATTAGCAAAACCTGATCTGGAGCTTACTTTTTCGGTATTTGATGTGGCACCAACTGCAACGTTTAGTACATTAACTGTTGCAGATAATGGGACTATTCCCGGAAAACTCGATACAGGCGATTTCCTTCCGGTTGATTTAAATGGCGCCGGATTACCCGGCATTTTATATACCTGCGATAGCGGATCGTTTTATTACAATCCGAAAGGAAGCGGCCATTATTCAGAACCGGAACTCGTACCGGATTTTGCTGTAGGTGATTCGGGTGTCATTACCGATTTACAGGGTAATGGAATTAAAGACCTGATGGTAAGCAGTCCACCCGGATATTATCCCAATACAGGACAAGGATGGGAACCGTTCCAACCTTTTGAACAATATCCAAGTGCATTGGCCGGAACGGAATCTGTGGATTTGAGTGGGAATGGTAAATCGGATTTTTTAGTGGCTTCGGACGATTATCTGACAGTTTATCCCGGGTTGGGAAACTTTGGATATGGCGAACCGCAACAAGTACCGGCGCCGAAAGGGTTCCCGTTACAAAGTCAGAATTCCGGAAAAACATCGGTCTCTTTTGCTGATTTGTTTGGTGACGGATTACAGCATCGGGTTGCCGTGGCAAACGGAACGGTTTATTGTTGGCCTAACTTAGGATACGGCCGGTTTGGGCAACGTATCCAATTAATAAATGCACCATATTTTGAAGCCGGTTTTGATGCTTCCCGATTCTATTTTGCCGATCTGAATGGCACTGGTACTATGGATATTGTATATGCATTAGGCAATACGGTTCAGGTATTTCTCAATAAAAGCGGAAATAGTTTTTCGGACGCAATTACTATTACTTTACCGGAATCGTTCGATCCGTTAGATAGCCTTCATTTTGCCGATATCCTGGGAACAGGAACGAGTTGCCTTATTTTTTCGAAACTAACCGATACGCCAAGGCATTATTACCTGAATTTTTCGGGAGTCGATCCGCAGGATATCGCTATGGTAACACTAAAACCCTATTTGCTTACCGAAACCAATAACAATACCGGTAGCCGAATGGCTTTGCATTATTCCAGTTCGGTACGCTTTTATCTGGAAGATGAACAAGCCGGAGAACCTTGGAAAACACGGTTGTTTTTCCCGGTTCAGGTTATCGACCGCATTACGCAGACGGATGCTGCTTCGCAATCGTGCTACGTTCAGGAGTTTGGTTATCACGACGGATATTATGATCCTGTGGAAAGAAGTTTCCGCGGATTTGGTTTTGTAGAAACATGGGATACACAAACCTACGAAACGTTTACCGCGACCATCCAAAATCAGGAATTCCCAGTAAACGAGATCAATAAAGAATTATTTGTCCCTCCGGTATACACCAAAAAATGGTTTAACACCGGAGTGTTTGAAAGTTATGACGCATTACAGGAGCAATACCGGGCCGATTTCTTTAAGGGAGATGCTAATGCCTACGATTTTCCGGACAATGTGTTCGCTGCCGATATTTATGCCGCCAATGGCAAAACGTTTCGGGAAGCTTTTGTAGCCTTAAACGGAAGCCGTATCCGGACGGAAGTTTACGGATTAGATAATCAACCCGAATCGAGTGTGCCTTATGCAGTCGAACAAGCTAATTATGGCGTGGCTTTGGTTCAGCCGGCATCCGATGAAGAGCATGCTGTTTTCCGTGTCGATCCACGGGAACATATTGCTTATCATTATGAACGTAACGCAAACGATCCGCGGGTAGAACAGCAATTTACACTTGAAGTAGATCCTCAAAGTGGTACAGTAAAACGCGCCTGTGCTGTTTATCTGCCGCGCCGTACACCATCAACTAATGGTGTTTCATTATATCCGGAACAACAACAACTCTTGGCGACTTTTACAACGACTGATGTGATCAATACCGACGAAAACGAAATGTATTGGATGGGAATCGTAGGCCAGGAGCAGGCGTTTCAATTGTCGGGCTTTGCTCTGGAAACGGGTAAAGAATACATAGATTTCGATTACTGTAATCACCTCATAGAAGAGGCGCTACAAAATATCATTCCTTATGGAGTATCACCCGCAGAAGCGGTTGCGGCTTTACAGTTTTCCTGGACCCGCAATTATTTCTGGAATGAAACACAAGATAATTTTTTACCATTACTCACAATCTCCTCACGGGGATTACAGGCGTATACTGCCACAGCACAGTTTACCCAAAATTATATCGATTCGGCCTATAAGGGAAAATTAACGAATGATGTTGTTACCAATGCCGGATTTGTTTTCGATAAAGAAACGGGCTATTGGTGGAACAACGGAACAGTACAAACTTATTTTAAAGTCGATACTCCGGAGTTGTTTTTCTTGCCTAATGAAGTGATCAACCCTTTTGTTGCAGCCGATTCAGAATTGTCGGTTTGCGGGAAGATGGGCTACGATTCACCATATAATATTCAGGTGGTGGAATTAATAGAATATATTGATACTGATACCGACATCAAAAACACACAACTACTCACACTAGATTATCATACCTGTACACCCAAACAGTTGGTGGATATTAATGGTAATGTATCGCAGGTACTTTACGACCCGTTAGGACAAGTGCGTGTTTCGTCTCTATTCGGAATTAAAAATGGCGATTTGGAAGGCAGCATGCTCCTGTATCCGTACGGCGGTTTTCCGGCAGAATATCAGACACGAACCACAGCACCGGATGGAACACCAATCACAATACAATCGGTTTTAGACCAACAGGACTACTATATACAAGGTGCTTTGACTTACTTTTTCTACGACGAGCATAACTGGCCCGATCGTAAACAACCGTTGGCGGCTATATCTCTATCGGCAACCAATTTTATTCATAAAGGTGCAGAAAATTCAGAGTGTCGCATCCGGATTGAGTTTTCAGATGGTTTTGGCCGGATTATCGAACAAAAAGAATTAGTGGATCCGGGATTGGCTTATGTCGACAATAAACTGGTTGAGGTCGAAGAACGCTGGAATACGTCCGGCAGAACCGTATACAATAATAAAGGACTAGTAGCACAACAATACCTGCCTTTTTTTAGTGCAACATCCGATTACGAAAATCAACAGACATTGATTAATGAAGGGAATATGCCGCCCCCTTCGGTAATGCATTATGACCCTCTCGGTCGGTTAATTCGTACCGACGACCCGAAAGGCTTTTTTTCACAAATCACTTTTACCGCCTGGGAACAAAAAACCTACGATGCAAACGATACGGTATTGGATTCGGATTACTATAAAACGTTTATGGCTAATTATCCTGCCAATCCGAATCAGGAACAGCAGGATGAAAAAAATGCTTTAGATAAGGCGGCCAAATGTTATAATACCCCC
This genomic window from Chryseobacterium sp. MEBOG06 contains:
- a CDS encoding SpvB/TcaC N-terminal domain-containing protein — encoded protein: MEKVSISGTSLPGGGGAIKGIGETFQPNSFSGTAAYTIPVPITAGRGLAPSLSLAYNSGSGNSIFGVGWDVEIPEFTIRTEKGIPKYDGTDIFLFSGKELVPRENATRTETDQQGDIWSICIYFPRVEDDYSRIEYHKNQTTGESFWRTFATNNTVSEYGSVPEARVADPDDAARIFSWQIVSITDPKGNKVQFRYQRENDLETGILNRGAFTRNYIDRIFYGNYYNTTKEEKFAFEVIFDYGSHELDNLTTAAADPYAEVRPWACRPDPFSSFRSGFELRTYRRCQNILLFHHFENENNGNPFLVNRLQLTYYDTTDYSKVPDQTAVISCLKKVTITGCRIQSDGSYELLAKPDLELTFSVFDVAPTATFSTLTVADNGTIPGKLDTGDFLPVDLNGAGLPGILYTCDSGSFYYNPKGSGHYSEPELVPDFAVGDSGVITDLQGNGIKDLMVSSPPGYYPNTGQGWEPFQPFEQYPSALAGTESVDLSGNGKSDFLVASDDYLTVYPGLGNFGYGEPQQVPAPKGFPLQSQNSGKTSVSFADLFGDGLQHRVAVANGTVYCWPNLGYGRFGQRIQLINAPYFEAGFDASRFYFADLNGTGTMDIVYALGNTVQVFLNKSGNSFSDAITITLPESFDPLDSLHFADILGTGTSCLIFSKLTDTPRHYYLNFSGVDPQDIAMVTLKPYLLTETNNNTGSRMALHYSSSVRFYLEDEQAGEPWKTRLFFPVQVIDRITQTDAASQSCYVQEFGYHDGYYDPVERSFRGFGFVETWDTQTYETFTATIQNQEFPVNEINKELFVPPVYTKKWFNTGVFESYDALQEQYRADFFKGDANAYDFPDNVFAADIYAANGKTFREAFVALNGSRIRTEVYGLDNQPESSVPYAVEQANYGVALVQPASDEEHAVFRVDPREHIAYHYERNANDPRVEQQFTLEVDPQSGTVKRACAVYLPRRTPSTNGVSLYPEQQQLLATFTTTDVINTDENEMYWMGIVGQEQAFQLSGFALETGKEYIDFDYCNHLIEEALQNIIPYGVSPAEAVAALQFSWTRNYFWNETQDNFLPLLTISSRGLQAYTATAQFTQNYIDSAYKGKLTNDVVTNAGFVFDKETGYWWNNGTVQTYFKVDTPELFFLPNEVINPFVAADSELSVCGKMGYDSPYNIQVVELIEYIDTDTDIKNTQLLTLDYHTCTPKQLVDINGNVSQVLYDPLGQVRVSSLFGIKNGDLEGSMLLYPYGGFPAEYQTRTTAPDGTPITIQSVLDQQDYYIQGALTYFFYDEHNWPDRKQPLAAISLSATNFIHKGAENSECRIRIEFSDGFGRIIEQKELVDPGLAYVDNKLVEVEERWNTSGRTVYNNKGLVAQQYLPFFSATSDYENQQTLINEGNMPPPSVMHYDPLGRLIRTDDPKGFFSQITFTAWEQKTYDANDTVLDSDYYKTFMANYPANPNQEQQDEKNALDKAAKCYNTPTTEVFDNTGTQFLLQTNNLGKVTAATFDAIVNGSGSTGAEILQALVTAGYITAEGWLTLIFTPYQPGFELQLAPKFDSIKEQITLILLQGVLTSYSETDIQSRVLLQIDPRLYYTNATTGANYINQRNTYQMNETSALITESADAGMEFHFNNIMGLLCWSWTPRMYNQRITYDRLQRQKTLRVKRYVDGDPIVPVDQYPLVEVCTYGEEIQDAASLNLRGKLYEQKDLSGIVTFNRYALTGQSISKSRQMTTVYKDAIDWNDPAKVPLDPNTLSLEQIYNAVGDLLTETTADGTVTQRSYSKSGLLATIDLKLPDGKSKPVILRIEYNASNQRNRIVFANNSSTVCTYEATTQRLSTLKNTRLVTLGENPLLQNITYVYDPVGNIIRLRDLSRDTIFYNNQKVVPLSDYTYDILYRLLAANGYQHPGILANTYQNNVVNNDFKQSKFSVAPSDYDKLENYSESYTYDNSGNLTQLKHIAKSASWTRDLPVEVNSNRLTGITYDDSGNLRQVMINKPVALDYNCCENLVRAAIITRPEEEDDADYYVYDSAEQRTRKVSERMANGGTVNMIESTVYFGNYVLKQQQTVTNNNTTTTLERETLRIMDGETCLLIMHYWKLDDNKKEKQTGDRSFRWQLCTKLDSVAVEVDDQALLISYEEYFPYGGTSIIAGPNQQEVSLKNYRYSGKERDDTTGLYYYGHRYYVPWLMRWNKPDPAGGVDGLNLYAFCIGNPVSMKDADGLSAGSKGGDAKKTKRKKVSVLSDSSGTDADDESDGGTSPKKARLLSASKKIRKEKSQGLKEKISSRHGSKMKLAKRVHQSNLFTGVTEEIVAPNKGMSPERLLVRHLSTALLAQNEAFTEVQAAINHTEKTIYVASNKKQNELSTLLSDTLKNFTVPDKKNYSGRVARHLGKLETEINGAYQDYKLEFVKGHEEQHAETKIVEAGKQFNYIGGTRRPCLACSLFFQIHSIATTSYGQHPGAYWDSVAALLSLSPYQEHLSMTTYAGIYYKNFGLSASQVHDYDTDSE